From Solwaraspora sp. WMMD1047, the proteins below share one genomic window:
- a CDS encoding histidine kinase codes for MGRYLLAAAVIVADTVLRAAHPDDLPGWGAPVYAVVAALIVGLRFRSPLAAFAATLLFAAVTGGGHLLLIWAAYQAGRAVASRTDAILLTGATLGGVAGQYLARPTDPPAVFNIALTYLVFVALPLLVGRYLAQHDRLVSALDQRNRQLRFERELLGEQERLRERLRIARDMHDSLGHRLSLVSVQAAALEVSALPEPHRQAVGQLARTARDAMDELHVLVRALREEAPPDAAARGWTEIETVVADFRAAGVPVTLSRRGAPQALPAAAGPAAYRLVEEGLTNAVKHAPGQPVTVSLVWEPDTLLLTVTNPVPRDSDSRPGSGHGLAGLAERVEQAGGFLDHRHTDAQFRLIAMLPTAAGKVDGPGSDAAAGEDAPEVAVTGRARTFAVGFAAAALMFVVLPLGILLGVR; via the coding sequence ATGGGCCGGTACCTGCTCGCCGCCGCGGTGATCGTCGCGGACACCGTGCTGCGGGCGGCGCATCCGGACGATCTGCCCGGCTGGGGGGCGCCGGTCTACGCCGTGGTCGCGGCGCTGATCGTCGGGCTGCGGTTCCGGAGCCCGCTGGCCGCGTTCGCCGCCACCCTGCTGTTCGCCGCGGTGACCGGCGGCGGGCACCTCCTGCTGATCTGGGCGGCCTACCAGGCCGGGCGGGCGGTCGCGTCCCGCACCGACGCCATTCTGCTCACCGGAGCAACGCTCGGTGGGGTGGCCGGGCAGTACCTCGCCCGGCCTACCGACCCGCCGGCGGTCTTCAACATCGCCCTGACCTATCTGGTGTTCGTGGCCCTGCCGCTGCTGGTCGGCCGCTACCTGGCCCAGCACGACCGGTTGGTCTCGGCGCTCGACCAACGCAACCGGCAGCTCCGGTTCGAGCGCGAACTGCTCGGTGAGCAGGAACGGCTGCGGGAGCGGTTACGGATCGCCCGGGACATGCACGATTCCCTCGGCCACCGGCTCAGCCTGGTGTCGGTGCAGGCCGCCGCGCTGGAGGTATCGGCCCTGCCCGAGCCGCACCGGCAGGCGGTCGGGCAGCTCGCGCGGACGGCACGGGACGCGATGGACGAGTTGCACGTGCTGGTGCGGGCGCTCCGTGAGGAGGCACCGCCGGATGCAGCGGCCCGGGGCTGGACGGAGATCGAGACGGTCGTGGCGGACTTCCGGGCGGCCGGCGTGCCGGTGACGCTGAGCCGGCGGGGCGCGCCACAGGCGCTGCCGGCGGCGGCCGGACCGGCCGCGTACCGGTTGGTCGAGGAGGGCCTGACGAACGCGGTCAAGCACGCTCCCGGGCAGCCGGTCACGGTCAGCCTGGTCTGGGAGCCGGACACGCTGCTGCTCACCGTCACCAACCCGGTCCCGCGCGACTCGGACTCCCGCCCCGGCAGCGGGCATGGGCTGGCCGGGCTGGCGGAGCGGGTCGAGCAGGCCGGCGGTTTTCTGGACCACCGCCACACCGACGCGCAGTTCCGACTGATCGCAATGCTGCCCACCGCCGCCGGGAAGGTCGACGGTCCCGGTTCGGACGCCGCGGCGGGCGAGGACGCGCCGGAGGTCGCCGTAACCGGTCGGGCCCGCACTTTCGCGGTCGGCTTCGCCGCCGCCGCGCTGATGTTCGTGGTGCTTCCGCTCGGCATCCTGCTGGGCGTGCGGTGA
- a CDS encoding response regulator transcription factor produces the protein MTGPAGAAGPLRVLIADDEPLIRAGIRTILESAPGIAVVGEAEDGRAAVDRAVRCRAEVALIDIKMPVMDGLTALTELRRQVPGLPVVVLTSFGAEPNVLRALQDGAAGFVLKNCTPDELIRAVRAAHCGDAYLSPAVTRLLLTMVDPDTTGRRRVAAARLAALAPRESAVLALVAEGLSNAEIGRRLRMTEPTIKTYVSRILTKLDCANRVQAALLARDAGRTGAG, from the coding sequence GTGACCGGCCCGGCCGGGGCGGCGGGTCCGCTGCGGGTCCTGATCGCCGACGACGAACCGCTGATCCGGGCCGGTATCCGCACCATCCTCGAATCGGCGCCGGGGATCGCGGTCGTCGGCGAGGCCGAGGACGGGCGGGCGGCCGTGGACCGGGCGGTCCGGTGCCGCGCCGAGGTGGCGCTCATCGACATCAAGATGCCGGTGATGGACGGGCTGACCGCGCTGACCGAGCTGCGCCGACAGGTGCCGGGGCTGCCGGTTGTGGTGCTGACCTCGTTCGGGGCCGAGCCGAACGTGCTCCGCGCGCTGCAGGACGGCGCGGCCGGCTTCGTACTCAAGAACTGCACCCCGGACGAGTTGATCCGGGCGGTCCGGGCGGCGCACTGCGGCGACGCCTACCTCTCGCCAGCGGTGACCCGACTCCTGCTCACCATGGTGGACCCGGACACCACCGGGCGACGCCGGGTCGCCGCCGCCCGGCTGGCCGCCCTGGCTCCCCGCGAGTCGGCGGTGCTGGCCCTGGTCGCCGAGGGGCTGTCCAACGCCGAGATCGGCCGCCGGCTGCGGATGACCGAACCCACGATCAAGACGTACGTCAGCCGGATCCTGACCAAGCTGGACTGCGCCAACCGGGTGCAGGCGGCGCTGCTGGCGCGCGACGCCGGCCGGACCGGCGCCGGCTGA
- a CDS encoding cupin domain-containing protein, giving the protein MSYPPPSYHGDNGEVSAAFRPAGQEPELLMRTGSASYLATGASTNGQFGLYRWDMAGPRSGPDPHFHRSISESFFVLSGTVSLYDGNRWLAAKPGDFLFVPEGGVHGFRNESGEPASMLLLFAPGAPREGYFEGLADLAQRSETERAEFMLYHDTFWL; this is encoded by the coding sequence ATGTCCTATCCACCACCCAGCTACCACGGCGACAACGGCGAGGTGAGCGCCGCCTTCCGGCCGGCCGGCCAGGAGCCGGAGTTGCTGATGCGGACCGGCTCCGCCAGCTACCTCGCCACCGGCGCGTCGACGAACGGCCAGTTCGGTCTCTACCGCTGGGACATGGCCGGCCCCCGCAGCGGCCCCGACCCGCACTTCCACCGCAGCATCTCCGAGTCGTTCTTCGTCCTCTCCGGAACGGTGAGCCTCTACGACGGCAATCGGTGGTTGGCCGCGAAACCGGGGGACTTCCTCTTCGTACCCGAGGGTGGGGTGCACGGCTTCCGTAACGAGTCCGGCGAGCCGGCGTCGATGCTGCTGCTGTTCGCCCCGGGTGCCCCCCGGGAGGGCTACTTCGAGGGGCTCGCCGACCTGGCCCAGCGGTCCGAAACCGAGCGGGCGGAGTTCATGCTCTACCACGACACCTTCTGGCTGTGA
- a CDS encoding LuxR family transcriptional regulator produces MSRSVGESPLVGRDRELVTAVGALRGPAAPGLVIVGPAGAGKTRLAHEALTRVRDRRVLPLRCSAGTSGMTLGALADLLPPAAGPAADLPPLQLGLLGLHRLADQGPVVLLVDDAHHLDPVSVAVVHQAVVENAVTLLATVRSDRPSQAVPPAGWTDAGVVRIDLPALTDQAAETLLTALLAGPVQGQTLRRLRELAAGNPLFLRELVTSARETGVLDRAGGHWRLAGPTPALAGLNALLRARLAAGDPADREALALLAAGEPVPLPVATALTGDRLLDRLLPRGLITVDAAPRQTVTLSHPRYGDLLRADTPALDRLRHLRRLADAMEADAVRAGVLPGGVDLLRIARWRLAAGGTTNHRLMLAAAHQAALTREYALAHRLAEHAYRAGGGVHAGLTAVRALVQLGRVDQAIALCVELAGAARDAGPDGRIEVATQHAEILGYGCDDVRAARAVLDAATPPAGARTARIRPFAGIDLLLRSYQVDCTIIEAALAVFRGADRVATRLAASGAAGYAMLLAGRLAEAEELIAKTVPLARRHPTASPLQAGSLAPTVAMLRCYRPDPAGARSIAEHGYEANQHPPNPVNQALHALALAQIELFAGRPGAALRWARQARLVAGELGLRPVCRWATAVQIQAAAQVGAEAEPPELAALAADLRQFSAGADPVRLFDIEVARAHAWRGTADNDGGAGLIALVEAVAGHGRRGAVAAGAVGALDLIRLGAPGRAAELLAGHPPDPRWSLGRTIEAYAVAARTADAAALADVAGRFARYGMPLHAAEAATVAAAVRLADGQPTAAARVHVFADAQLALVGEPVSTPALRRRGPVTRLTGPEHEIILAAVRGELSRNIAARLHLSERTVENHLNQAYGKLGVRGRTELRGALGLE; encoded by the coding sequence ATGAGCCGGTCGGTGGGCGAGTCGCCGTTGGTCGGCCGCGACCGGGAACTCGTCACCGCCGTCGGGGCGCTGCGCGGACCGGCCGCCCCGGGTCTGGTGATCGTCGGTCCGGCCGGCGCCGGCAAGACCCGACTCGCCCACGAGGCGCTGACCCGGGTACGCGACCGTCGGGTGCTGCCGCTGCGCTGCTCGGCCGGGACGTCCGGGATGACGCTCGGCGCACTGGCCGACCTGCTGCCACCCGCCGCCGGCCCGGCCGCCGACCTTCCACCGCTGCAACTGGGCCTACTCGGTCTGCACCGGCTCGCCGACCAGGGGCCGGTCGTCCTCCTCGTCGACGACGCCCATCACCTCGACCCCGTCTCGGTGGCCGTGGTGCACCAGGCGGTGGTCGAGAACGCCGTCACCCTGCTGGCCACGGTGCGGTCCGACCGGCCGAGCCAGGCCGTCCCGCCCGCCGGATGGACGGACGCCGGAGTCGTCCGGATCGACCTGCCGGCGCTCACCGACCAGGCTGCCGAAACACTCCTCACCGCCCTGCTCGCCGGACCGGTGCAGGGGCAGACGCTGCGTCGGCTGCGGGAGCTGGCCGCCGGCAACCCGCTCTTCCTGCGGGAACTTGTCACCTCGGCGCGCGAGACCGGGGTGCTCGACCGGGCCGGCGGGCACTGGCGGCTCGCCGGCCCGACGCCGGCCCTCGCCGGGCTGAACGCGCTGCTGCGCGCCCGGCTCGCGGCCGGAGACCCCGCCGACCGGGAGGCGCTGGCGCTGCTCGCCGCCGGTGAGCCGGTGCCGCTTCCGGTGGCCACCGCCCTCACCGGTGACCGGCTGTTGGACCGGCTGCTACCTCGGGGCCTGATCACCGTCGACGCGGCGCCGCGGCAGACCGTCACGCTCAGCCACCCGCGCTACGGTGATCTCCTGCGCGCCGACACCCCGGCGCTTGACCGGCTCCGGCACCTCCGCCGCCTGGCCGACGCGATGGAAGCCGACGCCGTGCGGGCGGGTGTGCTGCCGGGCGGGGTGGACCTGCTGCGGATCGCCCGCTGGCGGCTGGCCGCCGGTGGAACCACGAACCACCGGCTGATGCTCGCCGCCGCCCACCAGGCCGCACTGACCCGCGAGTACGCGCTGGCGCACCGGCTCGCCGAGCACGCCTACCGGGCCGGCGGTGGAGTCCACGCAGGACTGACCGCGGTCCGGGCGCTCGTGCAACTCGGCCGGGTCGACCAGGCCATCGCGCTCTGCGTCGAGCTGGCCGGGGCCGCGCGGGACGCCGGACCGGACGGCCGGATCGAGGTGGCGACCCAGCACGCCGAAATTCTCGGGTACGGGTGTGACGACGTGCGCGCCGCCCGCGCCGTTCTCGACGCGGCGACTCCGCCGGCAGGTGCCCGGACCGCCAGGATCAGACCATTCGCCGGCATCGACCTGCTGCTGCGGTCGTACCAGGTCGATTGCACAATTATCGAAGCGGCGCTGGCGGTGTTCCGCGGCGCCGACCGGGTTGCCACCCGGCTCGCCGCCAGCGGCGCCGCCGGCTACGCGATGCTGCTCGCCGGGCGGCTGGCCGAAGCCGAGGAGCTGATCGCGAAGACCGTGCCGCTGGCCCGCCGGCACCCCACCGCCAGCCCGTTGCAGGCCGGCTCGCTCGCCCCGACCGTGGCCATGCTGCGCTGCTACCGGCCGGACCCGGCCGGCGCCCGGTCGATCGCCGAACACGGGTACGAGGCCAACCAGCACCCGCCCAACCCGGTCAACCAGGCCCTGCACGCCCTCGCGCTGGCGCAGATCGAACTCTTCGCCGGCCGGCCGGGCGCCGCCCTGCGGTGGGCGCGTCAGGCCCGGCTGGTGGCCGGCGAACTCGGCCTGCGACCGGTCTGCCGGTGGGCGACCGCGGTCCAGATCCAGGCCGCCGCGCAGGTCGGCGCCGAGGCCGAGCCACCCGAGCTGGCCGCGCTCGCCGCCGACCTGCGACAGTTCTCGGCCGGCGCCGACCCGGTCCGGCTCTTCGACATCGAGGTCGCCCGCGCGCACGCCTGGCGGGGGACCGCCGACAACGACGGCGGCGCCGGCCTCATCGCCCTGGTCGAGGCCGTCGCCGGGCACGGCCGACGGGGCGCCGTCGCCGCCGGCGCGGTGGGCGCGCTGGACCTGATCCGGCTCGGCGCTCCCGGCCGGGCGGCGGAACTGCTCGCCGGCCACCCGCCCGATCCGCGCTGGTCACTGGGGCGCACCATCGAGGCGTACGCGGTGGCGGCCCGGACCGCCGACGCCGCCGCGCTGGCCGACGTGGCCGGCCGGTTCGCCCGGTACGGCATGCCGCTGCACGCCGCCGAGGCGGCGACGGTCGCCGCGGCGGTGCGGCTGGCCGACGGACAACCGACGGCGGCCGCCCGGGTGCACGTCTTCGCCGACGCCCAACTCGCGCTGGTCGGCGAGCCGGTCAGCACCCCGGCGCTGCGCCGGCGCGGCCCGGTCACCCGGCTCACCGGACCGGAGCACGAGATCATCCTCGCCGCCGTCCGGGGCGAGCTGAGCCGCAACATCGCCGCCCGGCTGCACCTGTCCGAGCGGACGGTCGAGAACCACCTGAACCAGGCGTACGGCAAGCTCGGTGTCCGCGGCCGGACCGAGCTGCGAGGCGCGCTCGGGCTGGAGTGA
- a CDS encoding DUF6506 family protein, producing MKWAYIYEHPGSDPDADRVVLERGGQHTILVPVPEPAAAPAVASALADDGVRLIELCGGFTLREAAQVAEAVGGRVPVGHVSFAGEAAAGVASYAREYAAERAGPRA from the coding sequence ATGAAGTGGGCGTACATCTACGAACACCCAGGCTCCGATCCCGACGCGGACCGGGTTGTCCTGGAACGCGGTGGCCAGCACACCATTCTGGTCCCGGTGCCGGAACCAGCGGCGGCCCCGGCGGTGGCATCGGCCCTCGCCGACGACGGCGTGCGGCTGATCGAGCTGTGTGGTGGCTTCACGCTGCGGGAAGCAGCTCAGGTGGCCGAGGCGGTCGGCGGCCGGGTACCGGTCGGGCACGTTTCGTTCGCCGGGGAGGCGGCGGCGGGGGTGGCCAGCTACGCCCGAGAGTACGCGGCCGAGCGGGCCGGCCCACGGGCCTGA
- a CDS encoding helix-turn-helix transcriptional regulator — MAMSPSEFLVWELRRRRELEGLTQEEWGERVHYSGAHVSAVERGTRPALPDYLEAVDKEFGTSLATYLREVVENEISPVWLREWNLLQDEALALRWYDPAFVPGPLQTEAYARATLRVSGLFTNEEVEQRVANRMARQAAILGTNGASGEQHLMAILDEMVLRRTVARDRGLMAEQVAHLVACAQLPNVSILVVPADTGIYCGLQGGFIIARLPEHSTAAYVDHQVSAQVVNRDAELATLQTTWDLIAAEALSKRQSLDLLKEAAETWK, encoded by the coding sequence ATGGCCATGTCACCGTCGGAGTTCCTGGTCTGGGAGCTGCGTCGCCGCCGCGAGTTGGAAGGGCTGACCCAGGAGGAGTGGGGCGAGCGCGTCCACTACTCGGGAGCGCACGTCAGCGCCGTCGAGCGGGGCACCCGGCCCGCGCTGCCGGACTATCTGGAGGCCGTCGACAAGGAGTTCGGCACCTCGCTGGCCACCTACCTCCGCGAGGTGGTGGAGAACGAGATCTCCCCCGTCTGGCTCCGCGAATGGAACCTCCTCCAGGACGAAGCCCTCGCCCTGCGCTGGTACGACCCGGCGTTCGTACCAGGCCCACTGCAGACCGAGGCGTACGCCCGAGCGACGCTTCGGGTGAGCGGCCTGTTCACGAACGAGGAAGTGGAGCAGCGGGTAGCCAACCGCATGGCGCGACAAGCCGCCATCCTCGGTACGAATGGCGCCAGTGGCGAGCAGCACCTGATGGCCATCCTGGACGAGATGGTCCTTCGCCGGACGGTGGCCAGGGATCGAGGGCTGATGGCCGAACAGGTCGCCCACCTGGTCGCCTGCGCCCAGCTTCCGAATGTGTCCATCCTGGTCGTACCGGCAGACACCGGCATCTACTGCGGGTTGCAGGGCGGCTTCATCATCGCGCGACTGCCCGAGCACTCGACCGCCGCATATGTCGACCACCAGGTCAGCGCGCAGGTGGTCAATCGCGACGCCGAGCTTGCTACGCTGCAGACAACATGGGACCTGATCGCGGCGGAGGCGCTCTCCAAGCGTCAGTCTCTTGACCTGCTCAAGGAGGCGGCGGAGACATGGAAGTGA
- a CDS encoding DUF397 domain-containing protein, protein MTGANWRTSTRSGTNGGACVEVADNLPGRVYVRDSKDRNGGQLAFTPTNWQAFINTLTNHGS, encoded by the coding sequence GTGACCGGCGCTAACTGGCGGACCTCGACCCGCTCCGGCACGAACGGCGGGGCCTGTGTCGAGGTCGCCGACAACCTCCCCGGCCGGGTGTACGTCCGCGACAGCAAGGACCGCAACGGCGGCCAACTCGCCTTCACCCCCACGAACTGGCAAGCCTTCATCAACACCCTCACCAACCACGGGTCGTAG
- a CDS encoding RICIN domain-containing protein, translated as MSLATTTQPRTARRARWRGWRAGLVVATGAALVASVGAVVATTPAQAAVIDTNAYYVFVSRHSGKALDLYNFSTSDGAPIVQWSRNDGNQQQWQFVSAGSGYYKIRSRHSGKFLEMPNANDGTQLIQNPDNGSTRQHFGVADSDGGHVRFINRHSGKALDIWEWSTADGGIVAQYQDLGGWNQQWQMVPISSGNPPPTTGCGSGAFNAEVTVSGGTWTARNGGSTVHTGSSMLNAMQAAVNSLSAGRSSKQRVVVRGSGSMSAGSRLSLPSYTTLAVCGTINVTGSGSGDYAPVYSRGATDVEVQNLTLTGSPLYGIFARNVNNLTLGQIDMRLSSGLGVRIDNHGGDRAVKVRNVRIDNVYVSGTGAHGVETYGVDGLTIGTVTARNTGYSGLLLNDTINATVGTVDAQNAGAGTGYAAFRMANRNGRVGSGYPTNIRVGNVIASGGGRGIFCVSESGGAVIDRVTITNTGNNAILIENCYNVTIAGISGTVTGGGEVRIASRTEFPISSGIRFQNLTVTNTNIRQNPCGGANNTISNVNRVNSTLYWC; from the coding sequence ATGTCGCTCGCCACCACCACCCAACCACGCACCGCACGCCGAGCCCGTTGGCGCGGCTGGCGGGCCGGCCTCGTCGTCGCGACCGGCGCCGCCCTCGTCGCCAGCGTCGGTGCCGTCGTCGCGACGACCCCGGCGCAGGCCGCCGTCATCGACACCAACGCCTACTACGTGTTCGTCAGCCGGCACAGCGGCAAGGCGCTCGACCTCTACAACTTCTCCACAAGCGACGGTGCGCCGATCGTGCAGTGGTCCCGCAACGACGGCAACCAGCAGCAGTGGCAGTTCGTCAGCGCGGGCAGCGGCTACTACAAGATCCGCTCCCGGCACAGCGGCAAGTTCCTGGAGATGCCGAACGCCAACGACGGCACCCAGTTGATCCAGAACCCCGACAACGGCTCCACCCGGCAGCACTTCGGGGTCGCCGACTCCGACGGCGGCCACGTCCGCTTCATCAACCGGCACAGCGGCAAGGCGCTCGACATCTGGGAGTGGTCCACCGCGGACGGCGGCATCGTCGCCCAGTACCAGGACCTCGGCGGCTGGAACCAGCAGTGGCAGATGGTGCCCATCAGCTCGGGCAACCCGCCGCCGACGACCGGTTGTGGTAGTGGTGCGTTCAATGCCGAGGTGACGGTGTCGGGGGGTACCTGGACGGCGCGTAATGGTGGCTCGACGGTGCATACCGGGTCCAGCATGTTGAACGCGATGCAGGCGGCGGTGAACAGTTTGTCGGCTGGTCGGTCGTCGAAGCAGCGGGTGGTGGTGCGGGGGTCGGGGTCGATGTCGGCGGGTTCGCGGTTGTCGTTGCCGTCGTACACGACTCTTGCGGTGTGCGGGACGATCAACGTGACCGGTTCGGGGTCGGGTGACTACGCCCCGGTGTACTCGCGGGGGGCCACGGATGTGGAGGTGCAGAACCTGACCCTGACGGGGTCGCCGTTGTACGGGATCTTCGCCCGCAACGTGAACAATTTGACGTTGGGGCAGATCGACATGCGGCTGTCGAGCGGGTTGGGGGTGCGGATCGACAACCACGGTGGGGACCGGGCGGTGAAGGTCCGCAACGTGCGCATCGACAACGTGTACGTCTCGGGTACGGGTGCGCACGGGGTGGAGACCTACGGTGTCGACGGCCTGACGATCGGGACGGTGACGGCCCGGAACACCGGCTATTCGGGGTTGCTGCTCAACGACACGATCAACGCGACGGTCGGCACGGTGGACGCGCAGAACGCCGGCGCGGGGACGGGGTACGCGGCGTTTCGGATGGCCAACCGTAACGGCCGGGTCGGCAGCGGCTACCCGACGAACATCCGGGTGGGTAACGTGATCGCCTCCGGTGGTGGTCGGGGGATCTTCTGCGTGTCGGAGTCCGGCGGCGCGGTCATCGACCGGGTGACGATTACGAACACGGGCAACAACGCGATCCTGATCGAGAACTGCTACAACGTGACCATCGCCGGGATCTCCGGCACGGTCACCGGTGGTGGTGAGGTCCGCATCGCCTCCCGTACCGAGTTCCCGATCTCCTCGGGCATCCGTTTCCAGAACCTGACCGTGACCAACACCAACATCCGCCAGAACCCCTGCGGCGGCGCGAACAACACGATCAGCAACGTCAACCGGGTCAACTCCACCCTCTACTGGTGCTGA
- a CDS encoding ABC transporter ATP-binding protein: MSHTVATPTTVATAVSCRGLGKTYPCSRGARVEALRDVDLEIGEGEFVCIVGASGCGKSTLLRLVAGFEPTTAGSLTVRGKPVRAPGPDRGVVFQDYGLFPWLTVASNVAYGPRQRGASRAELARLTERYLALVQLEKFADRYPHQLSGGMQQRVAIARVLANDPAVLLMDEPFGALDSLTREKLQHRLREIWQQVRSTVLFVTHSVEEAVLLADRVVVMSGGPNHGVPGHIAEVTRVGLDHPRDVTSPEFNALKRHLLDVVHREISSVEADA; the protein is encoded by the coding sequence ATGAGTCACACCGTCGCGACACCCACGACGGTCGCCACCGCCGTCTCCTGCCGAGGCCTCGGCAAGACGTATCCCTGCTCCCGCGGCGCGCGGGTGGAGGCGCTGCGCGATGTCGACCTGGAGATCGGTGAGGGGGAGTTCGTCTGCATCGTCGGTGCCAGCGGGTGTGGGAAGAGCACCCTGCTGAGGCTGGTCGCCGGCTTCGAGCCGACCACCGCCGGATCGCTGACGGTGCGGGGCAAGCCGGTCCGCGCGCCCGGCCCCGACCGGGGGGTGGTGTTCCAGGACTACGGTCTCTTCCCGTGGCTCACCGTCGCCAGCAACGTCGCGTACGGTCCACGGCAACGTGGCGCGTCCCGCGCGGAGCTCGCCCGGCTGACTGAGCGGTATCTCGCCCTGGTGCAGCTGGAGAAGTTCGCGGACCGCTATCCGCACCAGCTCTCCGGCGGCATGCAGCAGCGGGTGGCGATCGCCCGGGTGCTGGCAAACGATCCGGCGGTCCTGCTGATGGACGAGCCGTTCGGCGCACTCGACTCGCTGACCAGGGAGAAGCTCCAACACCGGTTGCGGGAGATCTGGCAGCAGGTGCGATCGACGGTGCTGTTCGTCACGCACAGCGTGGAAGAGGCGGTACTGCTGGCCGACCGGGTGGTGGTGATGAGCGGCGGGCCGAACCACGGCGTACCGGGCCACATCGCCGAAGTGACCCGGGTGGGCCTCGATCATCCACGCGATGTGACGTCACCGGAGTTCAACGCGCTCAAGCGGCACCTGCTGGACGTGGTGCACCGGGAGATCTCGTCGGTGGAGGCGGACGCCTAG
- a CDS encoding ABC transporter permease, with amino-acid sequence MKNWRTVVLAIPVPVLLLALWQLAVARSWVANLPGPGEVGTQLIELLGGRLAFDAPLWVHLWESGRRVFTGFGIACLIAVPLGVVMGRSPRLSSMLDPTINLFRPIPVTAWAPLMVVIVGIGSKSAIVLIVIASFFPVLLNTIAGVRGVPTRLLEAAAMLGTRRHRLLWRVVLPAALPSVFAGMRIGLGFAWVIVVVGETVGVQTGLGSLITQAWQVSRTDLIIAGMLVIGLAGFLSDKGMSALWRLALRNRPLIGS; translated from the coding sequence ATGAAGAACTGGCGGACCGTCGTCCTCGCGATACCCGTACCCGTGCTGCTGCTCGCCCTCTGGCAACTGGCGGTGGCACGGTCGTGGGTGGCGAACCTGCCGGGACCGGGCGAGGTCGGCACCCAACTCATCGAGCTGCTCGGTGGCCGGCTCGCCTTCGACGCGCCACTGTGGGTGCACCTGTGGGAGAGCGGTCGGCGGGTCTTCACCGGCTTCGGCATCGCCTGCCTGATCGCCGTGCCGCTGGGCGTGGTGATGGGGCGCTCGCCGCGGCTCTCCTCGATGCTCGACCCGACGATCAACCTGTTCCGACCGATCCCGGTGACCGCGTGGGCGCCCCTGATGGTGGTGATCGTCGGCATCGGCTCCAAGTCGGCGATCGTACTGATCGTGATCGCCTCCTTCTTCCCCGTCCTGCTGAACACCATCGCCGGGGTACGGGGAGTGCCGACCCGGCTGCTGGAGGCGGCGGCGATGCTCGGCACCCGCCGGCACCGGTTGCTGTGGCGGGTGGTGCTGCCCGCCGCCCTGCCGAGCGTGTTCGCCGGCATGCGGATCGGTCTCGGGTTCGCCTGGGTGATCGTCGTGGTGGGCGAGACGGTCGGCGTGCAGACCGGGCTCGGCTCGCTGATCACCCAGGCCTGGCAGGTCAGCCGGACCGATCTGATCATCGCCGGGATGCTCGTCATCGGGCTGGCCGGATTCCTGTCCGACAAGGGAATGTCCGCACTGTGGCGGCTGGCCCTTCGCAACCGCCCACTGATCGGGTCGTGA
- a CDS encoding NrtA/SsuA/CpmA family ABC transporter substrate-binding protein encodes MEFAQPPVAARGGAVPWRRLLIAVFCVGSMAGCAATAGGAGAEVDPAQRVSLDGEQRSVKVGVLRQPHLSHPLFYEGFRPSNVRLEIVPFANSTEIKNAVVSGDLAFGVTGITAALQGASNDEPIVVVAAAADGGSAIVAGRDRGIASVSDLRGKKIGYVPGSAQDILLRLTLQGNGLDPTTDVQLVNVQFADMAPALARGDIDAFSGAETGPSDALVGGEAVLVTRPYDTRMGKINIVLVTNRDTIDADPALVQAMVDVHAKATDSMRDDTAAWIDAVTDKYGFSEKSLAMAVDNIELRWRLDDAYLEQARVLGAEQLRLEQIRKEPDYARFIDQTFSAKAA; translated from the coding sequence ATGGAGTTTGCACAACCACCGGTGGCCGCTCGGGGCGGAGCCGTTCCGTGGCGCCGGTTGCTGATAGCCGTGTTCTGCGTCGGGTCCATGGCGGGCTGCGCGGCGACCGCGGGTGGCGCCGGCGCCGAGGTCGACCCGGCGCAGCGGGTGAGCCTCGACGGCGAGCAGCGGAGCGTGAAGGTGGGGGTGTTGCGGCAGCCCCACCTCTCCCACCCGCTGTTCTACGAGGGCTTCCGCCCATCGAACGTGCGCTTGGAGATCGTCCCGTTCGCGAACTCGACGGAGATCAAGAACGCGGTGGTCAGCGGTGACCTGGCGTTCGGCGTAACCGGGATCACCGCCGCACTGCAGGGGGCATCGAACGACGAGCCGATCGTGGTGGTGGCCGCCGCCGCCGATGGCGGATCGGCAATCGTCGCCGGCCGGGACCGGGGCATCGCCTCGGTGTCCGACCTGCGGGGCAAGAAGATCGGGTACGTGCCCGGCTCCGCCCAGGACATCCTGCTGCGACTCACCCTGCAGGGCAACGGGCTCGATCCGACGACGGACGTCCAACTGGTGAACGTCCAGTTCGCCGACATGGCGCCGGCTCTGGCGCGCGGCGACATAGATGCCTTCTCCGGCGCCGAAACCGGCCCGTCGGACGCCCTGGTGGGTGGAGAGGCGGTGCTGGTAACCCGGCCGTACGACACCAGAATGGGCAAGATCAATATTGTTCTGGTCACCAACCGGGACACCATCGACGCCGATCCGGCGCTGGTGCAGGCGATGGTCGACGTGCACGCCAAGGCCACCGACAGCATGCGGGACGACACCGCGGCCTGGATCGACGCCGTCACCGACAAGTACGGCTTCAGCGAGAAGTCGCTGGCGATGGCGGTGGACAACATCGAACTGCGGTGGCGGCTCGACGACGCCTACCTGGAGCAGGCCAGGGTGCTGGGCGCCGAACAGTTGCGGCTGGAGCAGATCAGGAAGGAACCGGACTATGCCCGGTTCATCGACCAGACGTTCAGCGCGAAAGCGGCCTGA